Proteins from a genomic interval of Thermoanaerobacterium thermosaccharolyticum DSM 571:
- a CDS encoding peptide ABC transporter substrate-binding protein, producing the protein MRKFLIYFLVLTFLAASVLTGCGNNGSNSSTAQSKSNSTKQVLHLNLGDEPPLLDPAKSTDGVSFQILNSVLEGLVRLGADEKPKEGSGLAKSWEVSNDGLTYIFHLKDNIKWSDGNPITAYDFEYSWKRALDPKTASQYAYIMYPIKNAEAYNSGKASADSVGVKALDDKTLKVELQEPTPYFLSLTSFITYLPLEKSFVEKEGDKLASSPSDLVYSGPFVLKTWNHEQNIVLVKNDNYWDKNNVKLSEIDFGMVKDLNTVAQGYDSGQYDEINISGDFVPKYKDQVKVHPNGFTYFLGFNTLNPVFKNANIRKAFTLAIDRKSFTENVLKDGSIPAYAFVPNGITGLNGDFRKEAGEALFKEDVNEAKSLLKKGMKELNITKLPKITLLADDTDVAKKEAQAIQQFWKNNLGVDVTIQNVSYKIRLQMFSKQQYDVCLTRWGADYNDPMTFLDLWTTNAGNNNVKYSNPKYDELIKEAKSTNDNAVRMEKMKEAEKILMDDMPVGPLFYSATAYVQRDYVKGWVRHSVGVDSDWKWTYIENH; encoded by the coding sequence GTGAGGAAATTTTTGATTTATTTTCTTGTGCTTACTTTTTTAGCGGCAAGCGTTTTGACTGGCTGCGGCAACAATGGAAGCAATTCATCAACTGCCCAGAGTAAGTCAAATTCAACTAAGCAGGTTTTGCATCTAAATCTTGGTGATGAGCCACCGTTGCTTGATCCTGCAAAATCAACTGATGGTGTGTCTTTTCAGATACTAAATTCAGTGTTAGAAGGTCTGGTGAGGCTTGGAGCTGATGAAAAGCCTAAGGAGGGTTCAGGTCTTGCTAAAAGCTGGGAAGTATCTAATGATGGATTGACTTATATTTTTCATTTGAAGGACAATATAAAATGGAGCGATGGAAATCCTATAACAGCATATGATTTTGAATATTCATGGAAGAGGGCATTGGATCCTAAAACTGCATCTCAATATGCATACATAATGTATCCTATAAAGAATGCAGAAGCGTATAATTCAGGTAAGGCAAGTGCCGACTCAGTTGGTGTAAAGGCATTAGATGATAAGACTCTTAAGGTTGAGCTTCAGGAGCCGACGCCGTATTTTTTGAGTTTGACTTCGTTTATTACCTATTTACCGCTTGAAAAATCATTTGTAGAAAAGGAAGGAGATAAATTAGCATCAAGCCCTTCTGATTTAGTGTACAGTGGTCCGTTTGTTCTTAAAACATGGAATCATGAGCAAAATATAGTTCTTGTCAAAAATGACAATTACTGGGATAAAAATAATGTGAAATTAAGTGAGATCGATTTTGGCATGGTAAAAGATTTGAATACAGTAGCACAGGGTTATGATTCAGGCCAATATGATGAAATCAATATAAGTGGTGATTTCGTGCCAAAGTACAAAGATCAGGTTAAAGTGCATCCAAACGGTTTTACGTATTTTCTTGGGTTTAACACTTTGAATCCGGTTTTCAAAAATGCAAATATCAGGAAGGCATTTACACTTGCTATAGATAGGAAGTCTTTTACGGAGAATGTTTTGAAGGATGGTTCTATCCCTGCATATGCTTTTGTGCCTAATGGCATCACAGGATTGAATGGAGACTTTAGGAAGGAAGCCGGTGAAGCTTTATTTAAAGAAGATGTAAATGAGGCGAAAAGCCTTCTTAAAAAGGGAATGAAAGAGCTCAACATAACAAAACTTCCTAAGATAACTTTACTGGCAGATGATACAGATGTTGCAAAGAAGGAAGCCCAGGCAATTCAGCAATTTTGGAAAAATAATCTTGGCGTAGATGTAACTATCCAGAACGTGTCATACAAGATAAGGCTTCAGATGTTTTCTAAACAGCAGTACGATGTCTGCTTGACAAGATGGGGCGCTGACTACAACGATCCTATGACATTTTTAGATTTATGGACTACAAATGCAGGCAATAACAATGTAAAGTACTCAAATCCGAAATACGATGAGCTGATAAAAGAGGCAAAATCTACAAATGATAATGCGGTCCGCATGGAGAAAATGAAAGAAGCTGAGAAAATTTTGATGGATGATATGCCTGTTGGACCTTTATTCTATTCTGCAACAGCTTATGTTCAGAGAGACTATGTAAAAGGATGGGTAAGGCATTCTGTCGGTGTTGACAGCGATTGGAAGTGGACCTATATAGAAAATCATTAA
- a CDS encoding PTS sugar transporter subunit IIC gives MKKIMSFLEKYFVPVAAKFGSERHLVAIRDGFAMIMPLILAGAFAVLINNLPIQVYQNFMVGIFGKSWTSFGGNLWNGTFAVMSIILVVSISYNLALSYNSNGIGAGLVSFASLLMLYTPSAKDWAIPYTFLGAQGLFVSIIVALISTELFVRLLGNPKLIIKMPEGVPPAVAKSFAALLPSLIVLSLWALFKSITVALGLSDIHQAIFNAIQAPLTGLADTLGSAIVVAFLIHFLWFFGLHGTNILGPVLNAVYLPAINDNIAALKAGKAIPHIVTMPFFDAFVHLGGAGTTIGLIIAIYIASRRKKKRSELQNIANLAIAPGIFNINEPMIFGMPLVLNPVFFIPFILTPIVLTIISYFAIALGIVPRTIAMMPWTTPPIIGGFLVTGSIRGALLALLNLIISIIIYLPFVLVAEKIEQKSDANADDDRILAKEKVK, from the coding sequence ATGAAAAAAATAATGAGTTTTTTGGAAAAGTATTTCGTGCCTGTTGCAGCAAAATTTGGTTCAGAAAGGCATTTAGTTGCTATTCGTGATGGATTCGCTATGATAATGCCTCTTATACTAGCTGGTGCATTTGCAGTTTTGATAAATAATTTACCAATTCAAGTGTATCAAAATTTTATGGTTGGGATATTTGGAAAATCATGGACTAGCTTTGGAGGCAATCTATGGAATGGTACTTTTGCAGTTATGTCTATTATACTAGTTGTGTCAATCAGCTATAATTTGGCATTATCTTATAACTCTAATGGGATTGGTGCTGGATTAGTGTCCTTTGCTTCGCTATTGATGCTATATACGCCGTCAGCAAAGGATTGGGCAATTCCTTATACTTTTTTGGGAGCACAAGGTTTATTTGTATCAATAATAGTAGCTCTTATTTCAACTGAATTATTCGTGCGGCTATTAGGGAATCCAAAATTAATAATAAAAATGCCTGAAGGTGTTCCACCTGCTGTTGCGAAGTCTTTTGCAGCATTATTGCCATCATTAATAGTATTATCACTATGGGCATTATTTAAATCAATAACTGTAGCTCTAGGGCTGTCAGATATACATCAGGCGATATTCAACGCAATTCAGGCTCCACTGACTGGATTAGCTGATACTTTAGGTTCCGCAATTGTAGTTGCGTTTCTTATACATTTTTTATGGTTTTTTGGATTACATGGCACAAACATATTAGGGCCAGTTTTAAATGCAGTATATTTACCTGCTATAAATGATAATATAGCGGCGTTAAAAGCTGGAAAAGCTATTCCACATATTGTTACTATGCCATTTTTTGATGCATTTGTTCATCTTGGCGGAGCTGGAACAACGATTGGATTAATTATAGCCATTTATATAGCTTCAAGAAGGAAAAAGAAGAGAAGCGAGTTGCAAAATATTGCAAATTTGGCTATTGCCCCTGGAATATTTAATATAAATGAACCTATGATATTTGGTATGCCTTTGGTTTTGAATCCTGTATTTTTTATTCCATTTATATTGACGCCAATTGTTTTAACAATTATAAGCTATTTTGCGATTGCATTGGGTATTGTACCGAGAACTATTGCGATGATGCCATGGACAACACCGCCGATAATAGGAGGATTTTTGGTTACGGGCTCTATAAGAGGGGCATTACTTGCATTGCTTAATTTGATCATCAGCATTATTATTTATTTACCGTTTGTATTAGTTGCAGAAAAAATTGAACAAAAATCTGATGCAAATGCTGATGATGATAGAATATTAGCAAAAGAAAAAGTAAAATAA
- a CDS encoding DUF871 domain-containing protein, whose product MKRLGISVYLNNNDLEKNLEYINLASRYGFEIVFTTLISIKDLNFDKYFDNFVYLVKHANNIGMKVIVDVEPHILSKLNISYDNLYKLSDIGLYGIRLDLGYSGIEESIMSFNDFGLKIVVNMSNGSKYIENILSYKPNIDNIIGCHNFYPHKYTGLSYEHFSKCSRQFKDFGIRTAAFISSSEAMFGPWPVSEGLCTLEMHRDLPIETQAKHLFATELIDDVIIANAYASEDELKKLSLLNKYKLEFKVNLVDNITDIDKKIVLEEFHYVRGDVSEYLLRSTQSRIKYKDYKFLPYNVIDIKRGDILIDTYLYQNYAGELQIALKDMKNTGKTNVVGRIDEKEIFLLDYLKPWTKFGFVENK is encoded by the coding sequence TTGAAAAGATTAGGAATATCAGTATATCTAAATAATAATGATCTAGAAAAAAATTTAGAATATATCAATTTGGCATCAAGATATGGATTTGAGATAGTATTTACGACTTTAATTTCTATAAAAGATTTAAATTTTGATAAATATTTCGATAATTTTGTTTATTTAGTAAAACATGCTAATAATATTGGTATGAAAGTAATTGTGGACGTGGAACCTCATATACTTAGCAAACTTAATATATCTTATGATAATTTATATAAACTATCTGATATCGGACTCTATGGGATAAGACTTGACTTGGGTTATAGTGGTATAGAGGAATCAATTATGTCGTTTAATGATTTTGGTTTAAAGATTGTTGTAAATATGAGCAATGGATCGAAATATATAGAGAATATTTTGTCTTATAAACCAAATATCGACAACATTATTGGATGTCACAATTTTTATCCCCATAAATATACAGGGTTGAGTTATGAACACTTTAGTAAATGCAGTCGCCAATTCAAAGATTTTGGTATAAGAACGGCCGCTTTTATTAGTTCTAGTGAGGCGATGTTTGGACCTTGGCCTGTTTCAGAAGGTTTATGTACTTTAGAAATGCATAGAGACCTTCCCATAGAAACTCAAGCCAAACATTTATTTGCAACGGAACTTATAGATGATGTAATTATTGCTAATGCATATGCATCTGAAGATGAATTGAAAAAACTAAGCCTTTTAAATAAATATAAGTTAGAATTTAAAGTTAATTTAGTAGATAATATAACGGATATTGATAAGAAAATAGTTTTGGAAGAGTTTCACTATGTAAGAGGAGATGTTTCAGAATATTTATTAAGATCTACACAGAGCAGAATTAAATACAAAGATTATAAATTTTTGCCATATAATGTTATTGATATAAAAAGAGGGGATATCTTAATAGATACTTATTTATATCAAAATTATGCGGGAGAATTACAAATAGCTTTAAAAGATATGAAGAATACAGGCAAGACAAATGTTGTGGGTAGAATTGATGAAAAGGAAATATTTTTATTAGATTATTTAAAACCTTGGACAAAGTTTGGTTTTGTAGAAAATAAATAG
- a CDS encoding PTS lactose/cellobiose transporter subunit IIA, which produces MDLEEIVFQIILNAGNAKSSCFEALKNAKEGDFKSAEKYLNNAEEEIIKAHNIQSSMLQKEANGDHQNVTLLLMHAEDHMMSAILARDLITEMIELYKFIYQTKGIMLN; this is translated from the coding sequence ATGGATCTAGAAGAGATTGTATTTCAAATAATATTAAATGCAGGTAATGCTAAAAGCAGTTGTTTTGAGGCGCTAAAAAATGCAAAAGAAGGCGATTTTAAATCAGCAGAAAAGTATTTAAATAATGCTGAAGAAGAAATTATTAAAGCACATAATATACAATCCAGTATGTTACAAAAAGAGGCCAATGGTGACCATCAAAATGTGACACTTTTATTGATGCATGCTGAAGATCATATGATGTCTGCAATTTTGGCCAGAGATTTAATTACTGAGATGATTGAATTATATAAATTTATTTATCAAACTAAAGGTATAATGTTGAATTAA
- a CDS encoding APC family permease: protein MEKQKILKVRDIVLMNVVAIIGLRWLPLAAKYGPSSIILWLLASILFFIPQGLTVSELSTGWPYEGGLYVWAKEAFGEKYGFLTSWSYWLTNVVYYPSMLIYIASTAAYMVNPKLAENDRFVSIFIFILFWIITLINVNGLNISKWLSNAGGLFGTIIPGILLIGFSIYWVTGLHQKIQTVYTAPSLLPNLSSLSNIVFFSSMIFAFAGLELAPTLAERTENPERAFPRAILLSAMIIPALYILGTISITFIVPPKEIGLATGIMQAIQIIFNKMGLKYMIGIAAFLIFIGGIGGINAWIIGPINMIFTSSKGIMPPFFTKSHDKYGTPVNAMITQAVIVSLLILMAFSTPTVESAYWLLSAMTSILYFIPYLVMFSALIVLRYKRPDVKRLYKIPFGNFGAWLVGGIGLLVVSFSIVLAIIPPAGMELGNLLWYEVKLVGGTLLFLIIGYLIYRNYEKRNVNIKGIP from the coding sequence GTGGAAAAACAAAAGATACTTAAAGTGCGTGATATTGTCCTTATGAATGTAGTCGCAATTATCGGTTTGAGATGGCTTCCACTTGCTGCGAAATACGGTCCATCATCGATAATATTATGGCTTTTAGCTTCAATTTTATTTTTCATACCGCAAGGTCTCACAGTTTCAGAGTTGTCTACAGGATGGCCTTATGAAGGCGGTTTATATGTCTGGGCAAAAGAAGCGTTTGGTGAAAAATACGGCTTTTTAACATCATGGTCCTATTGGCTTACTAACGTAGTATACTATCCATCTATGCTAATTTATATAGCCAGCACCGCTGCATATATGGTTAATCCAAAGCTTGCAGAAAATGACCGTTTTGTTTCGATATTTATATTCATACTTTTCTGGATAATTACATTGATAAATGTAAATGGCCTTAATATAAGTAAATGGCTCTCAAATGCCGGCGGTCTTTTCGGGACAATAATACCCGGTATACTGCTTATTGGTTTTTCAATATACTGGGTTACAGGATTGCATCAAAAAATTCAGACAGTTTATACTGCTCCATCGCTGCTTCCTAACCTATCAAGTCTAAGCAATATTGTCTTTTTCTCATCCATGATATTTGCGTTCGCTGGACTTGAACTGGCGCCGACATTAGCTGAGAGGACAGAAAATCCTGAAAGGGCGTTTCCTCGCGCTATACTTTTGTCTGCAATGATCATACCAGCCCTTTACATCCTTGGCACTATTTCAATAACTTTTATAGTTCCTCCAAAGGAAATAGGTTTAGCCACAGGAATCATGCAAGCAATACAAATAATATTTAATAAGATGGGTTTAAAATACATGATTGGCATTGCAGCATTTTTGATATTTATAGGAGGGATAGGCGGAATAAATGCATGGATAATAGGACCGATAAACATGATTTTCACTAGTTCAAAAGGCATAATGCCGCCATTTTTTACGAAATCTCATGATAAATACGGCACACCTGTAAATGCCATGATAACACAAGCCGTCATTGTAAGTTTACTGATACTGATGGCTTTTTCAACACCGACTGTAGAATCTGCTTACTGGCTGCTGTCTGCCATGACATCAATACTATATTTTATACCATACCTTGTAATGTTTTCTGCATTAATTGTTCTAAGATACAAAAGACCGGATGTAAAAAGATTGTATAAAATACCTTTTGGAAATTTTGGTGCATGGCTAGTAGGAGGCATTGGATTGTTAGTCGTATCATTTTCAATCGTCTTAGCAATAATTCCTCCTGCAGGGATGGAATTAGGAAATCTCTTGTGGTACGAAGTTAAATTAGTTGGCGGAACGCTTTTGTTTTTGATAATAGGCTATCTAATATATAGAAATTATGAAAAAAGAAACGTAAACATTAAAGGCATTCCATAA
- a CDS encoding PTS sugar transporter subunit IIB, whose protein sequence is MKIVLVCSAGMSTSLLVKKMNDAAIKKGLKVEIEAFAEADLKRNLENVDAILIGPQVRYLLSKIKQIAEPRGIAVDVIESRLYGKVDGEGVLNKALDMLKK, encoded by the coding sequence ATGAAAATTGTTTTGGTATGTTCGGCTGGAATGTCTACGAGCTTATTAGTTAAAAAAATGAATGATGCTGCCATTAAAAAAGGACTTAAAGTAGAAATTGAAGCATTCGCTGAAGCTGATTTAAAAAGGAATTTAGAAAATGTAGATGCAATTTTGATTGGACCTCAGGTTAGGTATTTATTAAGCAAAATTAAACAGATTGCCGAACCAAGAGGAATTGCTGTAGACGTAATTGAGTCAAGGCTTTATGGGAAAGTTGACGGAGAAGGTGTTTTAAATAAGGCACTAGACATGTTAAAAAAATAA
- a CDS encoding glycosyl hydrolase family 18 protein — protein sequence MRKISKKHLLIILTLVILVSLLSWSPVLAATSVKNFVVYFPNWGMYNAAHNNMSVDMIPWDKVTVINHAFFTVDSNYKLVSTDDYADFQASFPHSEGWDPGMIRGHFGEYKYYKTIYPNVKVLVSVGGWTRGENFHAMASSYDNRKIFIDSVISFLKEYPFIDGIDIDWEYPGINRAPDPNDQYDRGCPGGSEDKENFTLLLKEIREAYNANGMSNKLLTVAAPGGYDKVDLTQPDIYSQYVDWLNVMTYDMHGAWDSITNHQSPIYLNPLDPSPTSPIDIKNKYNTDFIMKYYRDRYNVPSNKLNVGSPFYSRGWKNVDVTTGINGLFANANGAPIGNLDNQQSPGGQNSYSRMEILEKTSGYVKYRDEYSLVPWLYNVSEGTMYTYEDTISAAARCDYVINNGFGGIVAWEISNDDPNGFPLTTTIANKFGIGGGTASQVATPVFSPTGGTYTSAQNVTISCATSGATIYYTTDGTDPTTNSLVYSGPINISTTTTIKALAVAPGMTNSEIASATYTISSGTIPEWASNTYYKIGDLVTYNGITYKCIQAHTSLVGWEPPNVPALWQLQ from the coding sequence ATGAGAAAAATTTCTAAGAAGCATTTACTTATTATTTTAACGTTGGTTATTTTAGTGTCTCTTCTATCATGGAGTCCTGTATTAGCTGCAACGTCTGTGAAAAACTTTGTTGTGTATTTTCCTAATTGGGGTATGTATAATGCGGCACATAATAATATGTCTGTAGATATGATTCCGTGGGATAAAGTGACGGTTATAAATCATGCATTTTTCACTGTTGATAGTAATTACAAGCTAGTATCTACAGATGATTATGCAGATTTTCAGGCATCGTTTCCTCATTCGGAAGGTTGGGATCCTGGAATGATTAGGGGACATTTCGGTGAATACAAGTACTATAAAACGATCTATCCTAATGTAAAAGTGCTCGTATCTGTTGGAGGATGGACAAGGGGCGAAAACTTTCATGCGATGGCAAGCAGCTATGATAATAGGAAGATATTTATAGATAGTGTCATTTCTTTTTTAAAAGAATATCCATTTATAGATGGTATTGACATTGATTGGGAGTATCCTGGCATAAATAGAGCTCCGGATCCAAATGATCAATATGATCGTGGTTGTCCTGGCGGGTCAGAAGATAAAGAGAATTTTACATTATTATTGAAAGAAATACGTGAAGCTTATAATGCAAATGGTATGTCAAATAAGCTTTTAACAGTCGCTGCTCCTGGAGGATATGATAAAGTTGATTTGACACAACCTGATATATACAGTCAGTATGTAGATTGGTTAAATGTTATGACATATGATATGCATGGTGCATGGGATTCGATTACAAATCACCAATCTCCAATTTATTTAAATCCATTAGATCCTTCGCCTACTTCACCAATAGATATAAAAAATAAATATAATACCGATTTTATTATGAAATATTACAGAGATAGATACAATGTACCTTCTAATAAACTTAATGTAGGTTCACCTTTTTATTCGCGTGGATGGAAAAATGTTGATGTGACTACTGGTATTAATGGTTTGTTTGCTAATGCAAATGGTGCACCTATAGGTAATCTTGATAATCAACAATCTCCAGGAGGACAAAACTCATATTCTCGAATGGAAATTTTAGAGAAAACATCTGGATATGTTAAATATAGAGATGAATATTCACTTGTTCCATGGTTATACAATGTTTCGGAAGGAACTATGTATACTTATGAGGATACGATATCAGCTGCCGCAAGATGTGATTATGTTATTAACAATGGGTTTGGCGGAATAGTTGCTTGGGAAATTTCAAACGATGATCCTAATGGATTTCCTTTAACTACAACAATTGCTAATAAGTTTGGAATTGGAGGGGGAACAGCTAGTCAGGTAGCAACGCCAGTTTTTAGCCCTACTGGAGGGACATATACATCAGCTCAGAATGTAACAATATCATGTGCAACTAGTGGTGCAACAATTTATTATACTACTGATGGAACAGATCCAACAACTAACTCATTGGTTTACAGTGGACCAATTAATATATCAACAACGACAACAATAAAGGCTTTAGCAGTGGCTCCTGGTATGACCAATTCTGAAATAGCAAGTGCAACTTATACGATTAGCAGTGGCACTATCCCTGAATGGGCTTCAAATACTTACTATAAAATAGGTGATCTTGTAACTTATAATGGAATAACATATAAATGTATTCAGGCTCATACTTCTCTTGTAGGCTGGGAACCGCCAAATGTTCCAGCACTCTGGCAATTACAGTAA
- a CDS encoding sigma 54-interacting transcriptional regulator, whose product MKRIDKVYEKLRDICLKQLKNDGKISGCSAIDLAKELSIHRSNASSDLNKLFKDGKVSKIEGKPVLYCIKSDELNKNINPIETDAFSRVIGSNLSLKNAVQQAKAAIMYPPHGLHTLLLGETGTGKSMLAETMYEYAKEIGRLKTNAPFITFNCADYANNPQLLMAQLFGVKKGAYTGADKDKIGIVEKADKGILFLDEVHRLPPEGQEMLFYLIDKGMFRRLGETDIQHKVDVLIICATTENVESILLKTFTRRIPMMINLPSLKERTYEERFEIIKNFMIDEASVIKNDIFITSNALKAFLLYDCPNNIGQLKSDIKLCAAKAYLGFMMNRDKEVVIHTEDLPQYIKRGLFKYKEEKDKIDKFIKDDKIRFSTEQKAIIPSEDNKAFNFYEALEEKRRSLEEKGISENDIKLIMSLDIETYLKRYINEAKRYNLEELYKVVDKRIVDIVDNFLNHARKILKRDFSEKTLYGLSMHVASSIERILSGKKIENHQLDDIKRIYKDEFEVSKELKKLIEREFDIDVPEDEVGFITMFLCLDIKQEKDDEKVSVIVAMHGESTATSIADVSNRLLGENFVVGYNMPLDQKPEIALNNLCDLIKKTNKGKGVLLLVDMGSLVFFGDMIYEETGIPVKTVEMASTPMVLEAGRKALLNASLDEVYDSALNLSPYIGRIYKDNFEIQNGFKNDVIITACITGEGTALKLKSILEKKLDLKSAGIDIIPLNIEDKREFKRKLQNIKTEKNILAVVSAFDPGDDTLKYISTTDIFDNRKLSSLKAMIDSRDALDTINNMKEIIAENVDIDADKYIKAFKEFYLNIAENKVSLDNDKIIGLILHLACAIERVLKGGELIRIKNCKSIIEKNTSKYEMIKTAVKPVNEAFNVTLSDDEYVSIMMIIYSL is encoded by the coding sequence ATGAAAAGGATTGATAAAGTTTACGAGAAACTAAGGGATATCTGCTTAAAACAGTTAAAAAATGACGGTAAGATATCAGGATGCTCGGCAATAGATTTAGCAAAAGAACTAAGCATTCACAGGTCAAATGCTTCCAGCGATTTAAACAAATTATTTAAAGACGGGAAAGTCAGTAAAATTGAAGGGAAACCTGTCTTATACTGCATAAAATCAGATGAGTTAAATAAAAATATTAATCCAATTGAGACAGATGCTTTTAGTAGAGTCATAGGCTCAAATTTAAGCTTAAAAAATGCAGTACAACAGGCAAAAGCAGCAATTATGTATCCGCCACATGGCCTTCATACTCTTTTATTAGGAGAAACAGGGACAGGCAAATCAATGCTTGCAGAGACAATGTATGAATACGCTAAAGAGATAGGAAGGCTTAAGACAAATGCACCGTTTATAACGTTTAATTGCGCTGATTATGCCAACAATCCGCAGCTTCTCATGGCGCAGCTATTTGGAGTGAAAAAAGGGGCGTACACCGGTGCAGATAAAGATAAGATAGGAATAGTAGAAAAAGCGGATAAGGGGATATTATTTCTTGATGAAGTCCATAGGCTGCCACCAGAAGGGCAAGAAATGTTGTTTTACTTAATCGACAAAGGGATGTTTAGACGCTTAGGCGAAACCGATATACAGCATAAAGTAGATGTGCTTATAATATGTGCTACAACCGAAAATGTAGAATCAATACTTCTTAAAACTTTTACCAGGCGCATTCCTATGATGATAAATTTACCATCTTTAAAAGAAAGAACTTACGAAGAAAGATTCGAAATAATAAAAAATTTTATGATAGATGAAGCATCCGTTATCAAAAATGACATTTTTATCACATCAAATGCATTAAAAGCATTTTTGCTTTACGATTGTCCCAACAACATCGGTCAGCTGAAGAGCGACATTAAGCTTTGCGCAGCGAAGGCATATCTAGGGTTTATGATGAATAGGGATAAAGAAGTTGTAATACACACAGAGGATCTTCCACAGTATATAAAAAGAGGACTTTTTAAGTATAAAGAAGAGAAAGATAAAATTGATAAATTTATAAAGGACGACAAAATAAGGTTTTCTACAGAACAAAAAGCAATCATTCCATCAGAAGATAATAAGGCGTTTAATTTTTATGAGGCGTTGGAAGAGAAAAGAAGGTCTTTAGAAGAAAAGGGCATAAGTGAGAATGATATAAAACTTATTATGAGTCTCGATATTGAAACATATTTAAAAAGATATATTAACGAAGCCAAAAGATATAATTTGGAAGAGCTTTATAAAGTTGTCGACAAGAGAATTGTCGATATTGTGGATAATTTTCTGAATCATGCAAGAAAAATATTAAAGAGGGATTTCAGTGAAAAGACACTGTACGGACTTTCTATGCATGTTGCAAGCTCTATTGAGAGGATATTAAGTGGAAAGAAAATAGAAAATCATCAATTAGATGATATAAAAAGGATATACAAAGATGAGTTTGAAGTTTCTAAAGAGCTTAAAAAATTGATAGAGAGAGAATTTGATATAGATGTTCCTGAAGATGAAGTAGGCTTCATAACCATGTTCTTGTGTCTTGATATTAAACAAGAGAAAGACGACGAAAAAGTAAGTGTAATAGTGGCAATGCACGGTGAATCGACAGCTACGTCTATAGCAGATGTTTCAAATAGATTGTTGGGAGAAAATTTTGTTGTAGGGTACAATATGCCACTTGACCAGAAACCTGAAATTGCACTTAATAACCTATGTGATTTAATTAAGAAGACAAATAAAGGAAAAGGCGTGCTGTTATTAGTAGACATGGGCTCATTGGTATTCTTTGGTGATATGATCTACGAGGAAACAGGTATTCCAGTTAAGACAGTTGAAATGGCATCTACGCCTATGGTATTAGAGGCTGGAAGAAAAGCCTTATTAAATGCATCACTTGATGAAGTGTACGATTCTGCATTGAATTTAAGTCCTTATATTGGAAGAATATATAAAGACAATTTTGAGATACAAAATGGTTTTAAAAATGACGTCATAATAACTGCATGCATTACAGGTGAAGGTACGGCATTAAAATTAAAATCCATTTTAGAAAAAAAACTTGATTTAAAATCAGCAGGAATTGATATCATACCTCTAAATATAGAGGATAAAAGAGAATTTAAGAGAAAGCTGCAAAATATAAAAACAGAGAAAAACATATTAGCTGTAGTAAGCGCTTTTGACCCAGGCGATGATACACTTAAATACATTTCAACTACTGATATATTTGACAATCGAAAATTAAGCTCTTTAAAGGCTATGATTGATTCAAGAGACGCACTGGACACCATAAACAACATGAAAGAGATAATCGCAGAAAACGTAGATATTGATGCAGATAAATACATCAAAGCTTTTAAAGAATTTTACCTAAACATCGCGGAAAACAAAGTAAGCCTCGACAACGACAAAATAATCGGGCTAATACTGCATCTGGCTTGTGCAATAGAACGTGTATTAAAAGGTGGAGAATTAATACGGATTAAAAATTGCAAATCCATCATAGAAAAAAACACATCAAAATACGAAATGATAAAAACCGCCGTAAAACCAGTAAACGAAGCCTTTAATGTGACTTTATCAGATGACGAATATGTCAGCATAATGATGATAATCTATTCACTTTAA